The following proteins are encoded in a genomic region of Magnolia sinica isolate HGM2019 chromosome 1, MsV1, whole genome shotgun sequence:
- the LOC131254075 gene encoding chlorophyllase-2 isoform X2 — MVESMARGVFEDGKHVVSELRIEAKTSSDYPPPPKPLLIATPSEEGEYPVLVFLHGYLFFNNFYSQLLRHVASHGFIVLAPQLYQVAGPDSSNEIKSVAATTDWLSDGLPCVLPTQVRPNLHKLALAGHSRGGKVAFALALGHANTSLKFSALIGIDPVDGMDKGKQTPPPVLTYMPHSFDLNMAVLVVGSGLGELKKNPLFPPCAPKGVNHEDFFNECCAPAWYFVAKDYGHVDMLDDETKGLRGRTSYCLCKNGKERKPMRRFVGGVVVAFMKAYLEGDFGDLTTLKEEPEVAPVVLRNIDFLV, encoded by the exons ATGGTAGAAAGCATGGCGCGTGGTGTATTTGAAGACGGGAAGCATGTGGTGTCGGAGCTGAGAATCGAAGCAAAGACATCTTCAGATTATCCACCTCCTCCTAAGCCTCTCTTGATTGCGACGCCATCTGAAGAAGGAGAATATCCGGTGTTGGTATTCTTACACGGCTATCTCTTCTTCAACAACTTCTACTCGCAGCTTCTTCGACACGTTGCCTCTCATGGCTTCATCGTACTCGCACCTCAG CTGTACCAAGTGGCGGGACCAGACAGTAGCAACGAGATCAAGTCCGTCGCTGCTACGACAGACTGGCTATCAGACGGACTACCCTGTGTGCTCCCCACTCAAGTGCGACCGAACCTACACAAGCTAGCACTGGCGGGCCATAGCCGTGGTGGCAAGGTTGCATTTGCATTGGCATTAGGTCATGCAAACACTTCACTTAAATTCTCAGCCTTGATAGGCATAGACCCAGTTGATGGAATGGACAAAGGGAAGCAAACCCCTCCGCCGGTCCTCACCTACATGCCCCACTCCTTTGATCTAAACATGGCGGTTTTGGTGGTCGGTTCGGGTCTTGGGGAGCTGAAAAAGAACCCTCTATTCCCTCCATGTGCACCCAAAGGAGTGAACCATGAGGATTTTTTCAATGAGTGTTGTGCCCCAGCATGGTACTTTGTAGCTAAGGACTATGGTCATGTGGATATGTTGGATGATGAGACTAAGGGTCTAAGGGGGAGAACTTCCTATTGCTTATGTAAGAATGGGAAAGAAAGGAAACCCATGAGGAGATTTGTGGGAGGGGTTGTGGTTGCATTCATGAAAGCTTATTTGGAAGGTGATTTTGGAGATCTAACAACTCTCAAAGAAGAGCCTGAGGTTGCACCTGTTGTGCTTAGGAACATTGATTTTCTAGTGTGA